A section of the Oceaniferula marina genome encodes:
- a CDS encoding sodium:solute symporter family protein, which produces MTQDHWNFIFIGISFALYIGIAVKSRAASTKEYYTAGGGVSPFANGMATAADWMSAATFISMAGTVAITGYDASRFLMGWTGGFVLLTVLMVPFLRKFGKATVPDFVGDRYYSRVARGVAVVCAIFICMTYIMGQMRGVGVVFSQLFGIGIPAGVMSGAAIVFFYAGLGGMKGITYTQVAQYCVMAFAYTIPAIFIAIALTNNLVPQLGLIGDYTVGGEHVPFLEKLNQINTKLGFQEYTSGKMSTVNMFCITAALMCGTAGLPHVIVRFFTVKNVVAVRKSACWTLAFIAVIYLTAPTIGAFSRVNLIQKLHQTAYVEAPGWFKEFEKTGQMAWVDKNGDGKIQYFGPGKSEAQRNAVFQGKSPVYPQYDAPKDQQVGPHGQRLLASKADMSNPNELWFGNDIMVMANPHMAGLPPWVIALLMAGCIAAALSTAAGLLLVLSTSISHDLMKRIVNPDLSDKDEVRYARMASFAALAVATYFGINPPSAFIAKTVAFAFGLAASSFFPTLLMGIFSKRMNREGAIAGMICGITFTISYIVYFQFLGGKTEHYLWGISPEGIGCIGMLINFAVASLVCVFTPAPPADIQAMVDGIRVPVSEDGGEDVPPPVSH; this is translated from the coding sequence GTATGGCTACCGCTGCCGATTGGATGTCTGCCGCAACCTTTATCTCGATGGCCGGCACTGTGGCCATCACCGGCTACGATGCGTCCCGTTTTTTGATGGGGTGGACGGGAGGCTTCGTTTTGTTAACTGTGCTGATGGTTCCCTTTCTTCGAAAATTCGGAAAGGCTACCGTGCCTGATTTTGTCGGTGACCGCTATTATTCCAGAGTGGCCCGTGGTGTGGCCGTCGTTTGCGCGATTTTTATTTGTATGACTTATATCATGGGGCAGATGCGGGGCGTCGGGGTCGTCTTTTCCCAGTTGTTTGGTATTGGTATCCCGGCCGGGGTGATGAGTGGAGCGGCGATTGTCTTTTTCTACGCAGGTCTGGGAGGGATGAAGGGGATTACCTACACCCAGGTTGCCCAGTACTGTGTGATGGCATTTGCTTATACCATCCCCGCCATTTTCATTGCGATTGCCCTGACCAATAATCTGGTTCCCCAGCTTGGGCTGATCGGTGATTATACCGTAGGGGGCGAGCATGTGCCCTTTTTGGAAAAATTGAACCAGATCAATACGAAGCTTGGTTTTCAAGAATACACTTCTGGGAAAATGTCGACGGTGAATATGTTTTGTATCACCGCGGCTTTGATGTGTGGCACGGCTGGCCTGCCTCATGTGATTGTTCGTTTTTTCACGGTGAAGAATGTGGTGGCCGTGAGGAAGTCTGCTTGTTGGACCTTGGCGTTTATTGCGGTGATTTATTTGACGGCGCCGACGATCGGAGCGTTCTCCCGGGTCAATTTGATTCAGAAGTTACATCAGACGGCGTATGTCGAGGCGCCAGGTTGGTTTAAGGAGTTTGAAAAAACCGGGCAGATGGCGTGGGTGGATAAAAATGGTGACGGGAAAATCCAATACTTTGGTCCCGGCAAATCCGAGGCCCAGCGCAATGCGGTGTTCCAGGGGAAATCTCCGGTGTATCCGCAGTATGATGCTCCGAAGGATCAGCAAGTGGGCCCGCATGGGCAGCGTCTGCTCGCCAGTAAGGCGGATATGTCGAACCCGAACGAGCTCTGGTTTGGAAATGATATTATGGTCATGGCAAATCCGCACATGGCTGGATTGCCTCCTTGGGTGATTGCCTTGTTAATGGCTGGTTGTATTGCCGCCGCACTTTCAACCGCAGCCGGTTTGCTTTTGGTTCTCTCGACATCGATATCCCACGACTTGATGAAGCGCATCGTAAATCCCGATTTAAGTGATAAGGACGAGGTGCGATACGCGCGTATGGCATCCTTTGCCGCTCTGGCTGTAGCGACGTATTTTGGTATCAACCCTCCGTCAGCCTTTATTGCGAAAACGGTGGCCTTTGCCTTCGGTCTCGCCGCGTCATCCTTTTTCCCAACCTTGTTGATGGGGATCTTTTCCAAGCGTATGAACCGGGAGGGTGCCATCGCAGGGATGATTTGTGGGATTACCTTCACGATTAGCTATATTGTCTACTTCCAATTCCTTGGAGGTAAAACGGAGCATTACCTCTGGGGGATTTCTCCGGAGGGGATCGGTTGTATTGGGATGTTGATCAATTTTGCTGTGGCCTCATTGGTTTGTGTCTTCACGCCGGCGCCCCCTGCGGATATTCAGGCCATGGTGGATGGTATCCGGGTTCCCGTTTCCGAGGATGGTGGGGAGGATGTCCCTCCTCCGGTGTCCCACTAA